In Salvia miltiorrhiza cultivar Shanhuang (shh) chromosome 4, IMPLAD_Smil_shh, whole genome shotgun sequence, the DNA window AACTATGCCCGGCTCCGCATCCTCGTGGAGGAACGCGAGCCCCTCAGCCGTGCCCAAACATATTGCAGCCCTCCTTGACCAGTCCAGCCCGACCCGTTTACTGGAAGAGCCTGAAACACAACGGCATCACACAATCTTTGTCGAGGCCTAGCCGTGTCGAGCCAATACTAGTTCTGTGGTTATTATTACCTAGCAAGGCGCTGTGGAGGCTGTTGTTCTCCATGTACTCGTAGACGAGTATTCTGTGGTCGCCCTCGACGCAGCAGCCGATCAGCTGTACGAGGTTAGGGTGTTGGATCTTCGATATCGTGCCGAGTTCTGTCAAGAACTCCTTTATCCCCTGCTTGGATCCAGCAGAGAGTGCCTTGATTGCAACTTGAGTTCCATCTCTCAAAACACCCTGCAAAATCATACTAGTAACTACAAATTATGCCttcaaatacacaaactttcaattATTTACATTTCCACACAGTTTTCAATTTTCAACGAATTAATGCCAACGTGACAAGTTGAAATGACACATAGTGGCGTAGACATTCAACTACATTGGCTAGTAAAGCCGTGTCGACATTTTAAGCACCCACCTCGGTATTAATTTAGGGGGAGTTGACGACTGTGTTAAAAGAAATGGATGAAATTTGGTGTAATTGTAAATGTAAGTGCAGTTTTTATGGTATCTGAAATGTAAAGCTCACTTTATAGACTACTCCGAAACCACCTCTGCCGATTCTGTTGGAAGGGTGAAACAGCCTCGTCGCTGAACGCAGAGTATGATACGAGAATAGCCTCACGTTGTTTGTAGGGATTTCTGACACAAAATTAATATAAGCATTCAAACAAAAGCTGCGTCGAATTGCAAATGTCAACGTTGACTTTCATGATTCAAATTTTTACATCAATTCTGGGCAGGAGCAAAACctcaaatttcaataaatttaattgcccttttttccctccatttcctacatttttttattcatcTAGATATTACTGCATAACAAAAGGTGAGATTCTTCTTTTGGAGGCATTCACCAGTTTTACtctgaaaaaatattattaatatccTCAACTGAAATTGAGAAGGCGTGTTCAAACACATTTTGCTATAGTAacaaacaaacacacaaaaaaaggaaaaaattgaataacaaaaaattaaatataaattgatCGCAGATGCAAAAGTAACTCTACATACCTTGTTCTTCTGTTGGTGTGTCATCTCTGCAGGAATCAAATGCACCAAAACAATCAGAAAGGCCCATTTTTCTTTATGGCTACTGAAATTCCAACCTTCAATCGCGTAATCACAGAGAGCGGAAAAGATTAAGCTAAAGCATCGCAGACGAAAAGGGTAAAAATTAAAGAGAAGAGGTGAGATGCTATCGTTAGGTGGTGTTATACCAAACAGaaagaattaaataaacaaaatagtgttatcaCGATTGCGTGTGGTTTAGGTGGATCATTAATAGCAGTATCTCCCACTGAGGCGGAGTTTGacaatgaagagagagagagagggaaaagcGAAATGAAGGTGGTGTTCCCGCGGCAATTGTACTCTCAGGAGCCGTGAACGTAAATATGTGCAGTTTCATTTATACTAAAAGTTCACGCTGACGACACTGCCCCACGCATGATGCTAGAagagatcctctgtcccactatttaGCGTTTATCACATGTACTacttttaatttcttataatttttaattatattttttttaattttaatttattatgctttaatataataaaaagataattaacaagggttcactcatccaattagaatttataattatttgaattaataattgattatttaggtccattaatttaaaattagggtatataatttttttaaatttaaatttttagtgataaatattaattagagttaataatataataatattttttatttttataaaaaataattataaattaaataaattaagagtgatacacggtggtacacactaaatAGTGGAATATAGGATCCCATCCGCATGCCCACAGCCACCAATGTTGTTCAATAATAAAGTGGGACAATCAAGATTGGTCTTAGTGAGATAAAGAAGCGTTTCtcaattcataaatattttattttcaataataaagTTGGAGGTTCGGAAGTAAAATGAGAAGTTATTACTATAAAAATATACTGTCTCGCTCCTAAGAAATAGTCATAAATTGAGATgatacaagttttaataaaagttagggCTGTATACGAAttgagccgagccgaataccttTAGGCTCGGGGCTCGGTTCGCAAAAATTTGGCTGGGCtcgaattcaagctttaaaatgAGCTCGACTATATAATATCAAGCTCGAGTTTGGTTCGAATTCGGTTCGTTATTCGTTTATTTCGAGTTCGAGCTTGGCTCGATTTTGGAGCTCGATTTCATTCTCGGAGCAGAGACACACACACATAGCATAATTTTTGAATCAAACACAAATAAGATTGGGGACTGACGCGATATGGTGTTGTGTGAGTCGGGGTCGAGGGTGAATGAAGGAGGAAGGCCAACGGTGTCTTCATTGCTATTGTTCGGCTTAGGTAGGGACTGACGCGCGCGACCGAGGTGGAGCTGTTGTGAGCAACGGCGGTGGCTTCTTCAAATTGACCGCTCGGCCGAGAGAGAGGAAGGCGGCTGTGTTGTTGTTGTCACAACGGCGGCGCTGCTTTTGTTGTTGCCGAGAGAGATGGAAGCGGCGGCTCCTTTGGTTATGACgagattttgaaattttagggCTGGTAGTGGTCGACTGGAATTGGAAAGCCTGGAATGCTTACTGCTTAGATAATTAGATTAGAGTTAGATTTTCAAATAATGGTAATTTTGAGATTTATTAGTAGAAAATTTGAAGCTCgagtttattaattttgaaattctTTTCAAACCGATGAAGAGCTTGTGACCtggttgatcactattttattaacaaTGAAAACTACAGCTAATACATCGCAATTATAGTAATAAATAGTAACCGATTGTCGTATCCTCAGGGATTGATAAACGAAATAACTCTAAGTAATCACAATTCAGATTTTCACAATATCCAAACAACAAAATAAAGATTgatgaattgaaatttaaaataacataaaacaaataataacgaggataaatcaaataataaacaactctgaccctagggatgtactatcgttaattaaacacatgcattcaatctattgattcaattaccaatttaatccagctCTGATAAAAGATCACagtattattcacaagcttctctaacgaacacctacgaacgtagattaataaatcccttatcacattcaagactcaaaggaataaattaactcccaacagcacacaaagaatagtttcctatagcttcacctgtcgcattcaagactcaaggcaaacactatatcatgcattatTCGATCCAAGTTCtaaaaactagaaaacaatgaaaaataaaagttactccttacgtcccattattcatggcatGTATTATTGACTGATTGTTATAACTAAAAGAAAAAACCACTTAttccaaataattaaaagttccaataGTCAAGTCCTATTGAAATTAACCTAACCTAATTAATCTGAATTAGAGACGCCGTATTCAAGATATATAAGTAGAAGTGGAATTTCAAAGTCTCATGGTATGCCACTCATAAATTTTGtttaacaaaaaaatttactacCACATAATTTTATGCCTCGTTCCTATCTGAAACAGTATAAATACCCATTATACAAACAACAGAACATTATTATGTCAACTAAGACGTGAAGAAAATGACAATGGTTGACTCTTTGTGAAAATGAAATCCAAATGCACCGAATCTTGTACATGGATACATAATAAatcctattatttttataatcgtggaaattaaataaacatgAATTGTTGAGGATTCATGAAATTTagagttattattattattattattattattattattattattattattattattattattattattattattattattattactatgtGAGTTTCAATATGCCGCTACTTTTTACATTTAGGGCATGCTTGTTTGGCACGGATTCTGTCCTGGGAAAGTAATCTGAtgccaaaatattaaattcctaTGTTTGGTTATATTTTTGTCAGACAGGGAAAGTAATCAAAATCCTGAAAACAAAGAAAGTAATGCAACTTTCCAGGATTCTTATTCCTATCTTTTCttaggtattctttttcctcattcccAGGATTCtcaatattatttgtattattttataaaattcaaattattattattattattattattattattattattattattattatttcattcatgaattattttaagaaaatcataatttaattcttagaattatgaatcatatttattattattattattattattattattattattattattattattattattattagttcataatttattttaagcaaattataatttaattcttagaacTATGAATCATACTTTATCatgaaaatcttaatttaattttttaaaactataaatCATACTTTATGttgtacattattattattattattattattattattattattattattattattattattattattattattattattattattattattattattattattatgtaagaaaaaaattgaatttaattttagaattataaatcatataattaaccttaataatgtactttgttgttactataaaattaattagagaaatttattatggagattaaattataatttaattcttatatatattgattaattatatttatttaatgatacaaatTCAGAATCTTAACAATTAGTTTTGGTATTTCCGAACACTGGATAATGAATCTATTAGGATTCATTTTCCACGGAATCATTTTCCTGGGAATAACAATCCAAATTCACATTACTTTCCTgacaaacaaacatgcccttaGGGCATATTTGTTTGTCAGGAAAGTAATGtgaattgagattgttatttttaGGAAAATAATTCCATGGAAAATGAATTCTAATAGATTCATTATCCAGTGTTTGGAAATACCAAAACTAATTGTTAAGATTATGGatttgtatcattaaataaatacaataaatcaatatatatatatataagaattaaattataatttaatcttcataataaatttctctaattaattttatagtaacaacaaagtacattattaaggttaattatatgatttataattctaaaattaaattcaattttttttcttacataataataataataataataataataataataataataaagtatgatttatagtttttaaaaattaaattaagattttcataataaagtatgattcatagttctaagaattaaattatgatttgcttaaaataaattatgaactaattaatcaataataataataataataataataataataataataataataataataataataataataataataagtatgattcataattctaagATTAAATTCATAATGCTAAGAATAAGTATGgagattaaattataatttaattcttatatatatatatatataaataataatagagggggggcagtgggggcactgggccccactgaaaattttaaaaacattaggggtattttagtaattttatatttaatattaaataaatacaaaatattagtattatttttagtaataattccAATTTCTCTCTACTCAATCGTATATGAGATATGTTATCGAATGATTGTCTAATATCTTACATCAGAAATgatgaatttgtaaatatgtACTAATGAAACGATTATGTAGCGATTTCAAAAcatgaaaattaaatagaaGAGAAATTTTATGATGgtagaatatttatttttatttttgtaatattatGGTGCAACTAATGTAGCattatgattttattgaaattgcTAATATTCGGAGtcttttataatattatgattattattttcttcgTCTCAGCTAAGTTGATCAACTTATTTTCGACAGAAAATTTAAGAacttagtattttaagtgtctttggtaataaagtgaaataagtgattaattttatttttttgcttatatatatttattccatataagaaaattgatcATCTTAATTGAGacggtaaaaaaaaatatttacgaAGTTAGTTGGAACCAAGAGAGTATTTGGCCCCCCCTGACTGAAAAGTCTGGCTACGTCACTGGTTGTGCATATAACATATAGAGTTGGATCtaaattgtattattattttctaataaATAATCTGAGCATTCCGTCAAAATAGATACTAGGAAATGGTTTGAATAGAAATAAATAGGACCTTCTATGCCATGTTAATTAGTTATGACCAAGACTGTTTGCAGTTTCAAGTTTCAACGTTTATTCATTCAGCTTATGTTTACTACTTCAACTTTGAAAAATTTATGTTCATAAATCATAAAGCTGTTAATAAAGGGTGTTTATGACCAAGACTGTTTGCAGTGAAATTCTTTTATgtgatttgaaaaaaaaaatgcaaaatttCTTAAAAGTTATCTACTCCCTATATAACCCCCTTATGCTGGAGAGGTTAAAAACATGAAAGCAAAAATGTTTTGGCAAAGAAATTCAACGAAGCAAgttaaaatattgaacttttgAGAGAGCTGGCTAATTAAAAaagtatattattattatctcatCACAAAACTGTAGTATTATTGACTTGGTGGCAAACAAAGACAAGGACGAAAGAACAAAATCAACGAATCTAGATTTACACAAATAAACATCATGTCTAGAGGAAATGCCACCATATGGACAaaaggattaattaattaattgaaatgtAATCTACCACAAATAAACAAAACTCTGAGAACATTTCAAACAAACCTTGcacattttgaaattaaataatgcctccttttttaattttcaaagaGGAGGCGTCAATTTATTGAATAGAATCTTCTTTCAATATTTCCCTATTTAACTTAGACACAGTCAACAAAGAATAAAGCCATGTCACCCACCTTATGATTTAACTTTCGCTTGTGATAAAAAAAGGGGATAAATTTAGaggcatttgcaaaaatgcccttttcttataaacacttgtaaaaatgccctttttcataagtgaaaaagggcatttttacaagtgtttataagaaaagggcatttttgcctattaacacataaATTTACCTCCATAATTTAACTCAAGTCAAATAATGAAAGAGTGCACTCAAACCACAAAAATGAAGATTCATACTACATGGGCTCCTTTCCCATGCATGATAACGCCCTAATACATTAATtgtttcaaaaatcaaaatcttttataaattaatgacCTGCTGTTTACTAAGAGCATTCGCATCGTGTAATATCCACATCGCTTACACGATGCGGCCTACTCGTGTAGAGCCGCCATCATGTAAGCCAATGCAACCTCtccttacacgagggctacacgttctaacgTGTTGCCCGATAGCCTATTCAATTCAGGCGCGTGTTTAACACGagccattaaaaaaaaatcgaattttgaattttgaaggcAGCTTTGACTGCCTCGGTTTGCGTGTCTTTTTTTTActgttcgatttttttttttctttttttttcttctctttatatcattttttttcccttcttcttcttcctcactttcttcaCTCAACAATTCTTCTCTTTCACTCTTCCAATCTACATCTTTCAATATTTCCTTCTTTTCTCTTCCGACAATGGCGGAATCCGACCACGattcttcgtctgattcatccgacggtgtagctCACGCGATCATGGAGGAAATAGAGTTACAGAAACAATTGCTTGCTCACATCTACACCCAACCGGCACTGGAGCCGGGACGTATTAAACGTCCCCGgtcttacgtccaccgtgatcgtgagaATGCCcatctacgtcttatgcaagactacttcaacgacaatccgacgtacgaacctacatttttccgacggcgttttcgaatgcagaaggagctgttcttgcgcatcgtcgaggctgttcaaggtgaagatacttacttccaGATGAACACTGATGCAATAGGTCGGGACTCTGTCTCCCATTTGTAGAAATGCACGCCGGCTATCCGTCAATTAGCCGCCAGcgtcagtgcggatactttTGATGAGTATCTCAAAGTTGCCGACTCGACCGGGCGTctatgcctcaagaagttctgcaaggctgTCATCCGGGCTTTCAGAGCCCATTATCTGCGTTGTCCAACGCCGGAGGACATCACACGCCTTACtcagatgcacgaggcgcgacacggATTTCtcgggatgctcgggagtcttgattgtatgcattgggagTGGAAGAATTGCCCTAAGGCGTGGCACGGGGCATATACACGcggtgatcaaggggagccaaccttgatcttggaggccgttgcatcccacgatatgtggatttggcatgccttcttcggtgtcgctggttcatacaacgacatcaacgttctcaaccaGTCGTCTCTTTTCGCCGACGCAGTAATCCGCGTAATTGGTACCTGGAGCACCTTAgggacatcatgttgtgttgcatcattcttcacaacatgattgtggagcacgaaggtgaaggagCAACCAATTGGAGTGATGGCGACACGGGAcatggggcgtctagcagtgactcgacggagagtggtcgagcaaccccagttttcttcgaggaatatgtgcaaagagatactattctccgagataggcagttgcacgccacgctccaatatgatttgatggagcatgtttgggcacgtttcggacctctagggccggaatagttatttttaggatttgtttttatttaattaagttttatgtaatttttaggatttcaaaattaatgcaatttaaatttgaattaaattgtgtgatttaaatttatgcaattaaacttaaattaaaaatggaaaaatcaaaactaaaaaaatcatgtaggctatcatgtaaccccaatgcagcatcTTTATACAATGTGGCCCCCcctcatcaagtaagctatcatgtaggctatcatgtaaccccaatgtggatgctctaataatATCTTTTTGATTCTGTAGCACACCCTTCTTTTACTATATTTACCAAATATGATATTGATATTAGTAAATTAATAGATATCTCAATCAAAGATATCACACATTATTCCATACCACGTAGCAAACGAGCCATATATGCATTTGGCTGCAACATAATCAGGAGATATTCTTTTCATTCTACATAATTACAGAcagttttaattaataatgaacAAAGTAGTTTTTAACATTAGTATTGCTAAGGATCATCACGAAAACATGTCCGAATgcaatattatcacaccataaCAACCACCTTCTTCACATCTCGCTCTCTCAACATGCATTTTTTTGGTTGATGATGAAAATCCAGCCTCTCCTATCAAGAAAAATAGGAGCTAACGCCATTGCTCGACTTGGAACTGTCGCTGCACGATGTGACCGGAGACTCCGAGACCCCAAAAGAGCTGCTTTGAGAAGAACTGGATTGATTGCCATTGGAAAAATAGGACAGAACAGCAGAAGTTGCAACTGGTCTTAAGCTGCCAGCAGAGTTAACGCTTCGTCTGATGTCCTGCACGAGAGGAAAACTAGTAGTTGTAAGCAAATGCAAGAATCATAAACCTAGTATGCATCAAACTAACAAGAAATGATtcagaaaaatagaaaaacagtTGCATTTTGGTGAAAGAATGCCTTACCATGTGCCTTATAGCCATGTCTAGTGATTTCTTAGAGAGTGATCTCCCAAAACCCGAGTTCTCATGGGAAGATCTCTTAGGATTCTCGACAGAGATGAGTTCATCTTGTTTAGGCGGAGCTAGTTTCCTCGAGTTCACCACTCTTTCCACCATTTTCGTCCCCATCAAAACAGGATTAACATCATCACCGCCACCTCCACCAGCGCGGCTGCTGTATCCTCGACTTCTTGATAGTGTCGTGCTCCCATTTTTATAAGCATTGCCAACTGTAGCCCGTGTTTTGGTAGGGGAGCATGACTTTTGCCTCGGTTTCCCTTTGGAAGGAGACGAGATGGCACTAGGCCTCCCTCTTGATGCAGATGCAGGCCTTTTAGGCATGGATGTTTTCACACTTTGTGGGGCATCATGAGACACGGAGAGCATCTCCGAGGGATTTGATAGCCTAGACGAGGAACCACAGCCTCCACGTGTTGGTACCACCGGGTTCTTTGTGGCTACTATGGAGCTTTTTTTCCCCCTTGAAGAGGCTCCATCCGAAGGAGACTTGCTAGATGTGGTTGATGGTGTTGCTGGCTTGCGCGTGGGTGCAGCAGAGCATGATCTAGCAGCTGTAGTGGAAGCACGAGACGTGGATGCAGGCCTCGAGCTAGCTGCAGGCGTGGTAGCTCTAGAGGTTGGAGTAGAAGACCTCGGTGCAGCTCTTGAAGGAGTCGAGGTTCTCACTTGAGAAGCCACAGGTTTAGCagaagctgctgctgctgctgctgcaggtTTTGAAGCAGCACGAGATGTGGGTGTGGAGGCACGAGGCTTCAATTTTGCAGGCAATGCTGGCCGTCTATTAGGCGTTGCTGCTCGAGATGATGGCTTTCTGCCACCAGATGATAGAGGCCTTCTATTTGCAGAAGCTGAAGAGCCTAAATTGTTTGATTTTGGTAGCTGCTGCAGAAAACAGTGAACAAATTTGAGCCTAAAATTGAAAAAACCTTCACAAATATCCAAGATTTTACAAGCTGTTCCAACAAATTGAAATGCACAACTTGCCTCAGAATTCAGAGAAATGCATTCACCACTAGATGCATCAGCCTGATTTGCTGCTAAGTCCTGAGCATCTTGCTGCGCGAGAAGCCTGAGACACGATCTTACATCAGACGATAACAACTCAAGACGAGATCAACCACGACACTATCTATATATGTGGTGGACATGGGAAACTATACCATTCATGGTCATTCTTGCCAGTCTCTAAATTGAGCAAGCTGTCATCAGCCAAACTCTGAAATGCCTCTTCTCCCAATCCATTTAACAACAAGAAGCTATCGGGCATTGGCTCCGCGCCTAAAATGAGACGAAACCACGGACCATGAATGCAAACTCAAGCACCATAAGACACACAAATCTAGTCACAGTTTAGAGTGAAAATGCCAAGAAAATGTCTGAGAAGATCAAACATAGGCATAATAGGAAACAAAAGCAAAAATCTCAAATAAAACATAGGTAGGAAAGAAAGAGTACTTGTTGAGCCATCAAACTCCTCAAAATTGTCAATATGAGCAAGGACAATTCTCTCCTTCTCACCATTCTTCATTCCCAAAAAAATAGCTAGATCTTCATCAACTTCCCTCACCACCATCCCTAGATCTCTGTTATGTGGCCTAAATTGTACGGATGTCTGAATTCACCAAAGAAATATGTAAAAATTTGCAGGAGAAACATCCCCAAAAATCTAACATTTAGTGGCCTAATTCACAACTTCATATATACAAATGCAGACAGATAAAATCCTTAATTTTTTccttagaaaacatatgcatcTGCACTAATCAAGAACCGTCTGAAACAAAAATCCAAATCACCCACAAGCTAAAATCTCTTagcatataaataaataaatcaataataagaaattgaaatttttgaaaaaaatggaGATTTCCAGCTGACTATTTCGAGAAATACAACAACAACTGAACCAATCAAAGCTAAACTAAAGAAAGATTCAATCTTTATCATTGGCAGCCACCTCAGATGCTCCAAATGACACACACACTAACACCACAGAGATAAAGACAGAGAAATATATGGAAAAAACAAACATGGGCATGTACAAAAATGGACATACATGGTGAAGAACTTACTGCCATTGTTGCTTGCTGATGTAAAATCAGACAGGTGTGTTGAGctgcagagagagagaaactgaAGGAGAAGATTGTTATTGAAGTTGCAGGTGTGTGGTGTCACTTTTTAAATTAGTACAAGAATTAAtgttctgttttttttttttttttgaggagtTGTTGTCTGAGAGGAAACAGAAATGCAGAAATGGTTGTTCATAAATCGGAGGGGTCGTTTGCTTGATACCTTTGACAGCTTAATATTTTAAGAAACACAACTCAAACGAGGATTTGAAATCGTATGATCTGTAAACTGttcatttatttgtttttaaatataGTAGTAATAGTGATTACTGATTGGtttaagagagagaaagtaccaagacacaatatttttatttttcaaatatttaatgaGGGCCTTTTTGCTTTTGCAGTTTTACAGCATTCAAAATCATTGCTATTTTGATTAGGGGGTGGTGGTGGGTTCAACTTTAACACCAAGAtacatcttttatttttatccaTGAGCTTTATATATACTCCCCGCGAAGGTGGTGCATTTCTTCTGAACATGAGATTTAAAGGGCTACTGTATAGGAAtttaaatgtatttttaattttatcctTAATTGAGTATGTAATAATTAgtgattttaaattaaatttaaatcaaaattttaattttttatacttatatatatttttttctattttatttatgaaattaatctttttatactttttcaattttttaattagtttatatttgtaattaatgacttaaaaaaatatattgaaaatcaattaaaaaaatacccccCCGAATCGTCTTTCTCCCCTTCTTCCCCCCACCCCTTCCCAATCCCTAGCGTCGCCCCCACCGTCAGCTACGCTGCCGCCGCGCCGGTGGCACCACCCTCAGCATCATCGTTTCTCATCGGCTCACTGATCGTGGCAAGAAAGACgagctgccgccgccgctgaaGGATAGGCTCTAGCCCCCAATCTCCATTTGCAAACTCCGCCACCGTTGAAGCCCCCTCAATGACGCCGTCCACCCCGAATCAAAGCCTTGGAAGTTGCCTCATTCCGCCTACCCCATGGCCAAACCCTAGATCTCTCAAATCGAGTGTCATGGACGTCGC includes these proteins:
- the LOC131022631 gene encoding endochitinase A-like isoform X1; the protein is MATSVQFRPHNRDLGMVVREVDEDLAIFLGMKNGEKERIVLAHIDNFEEFDGSTSAEPMPDSFLLLNGLGEEAFQSLADDSLLNLETGKNDHEWLLAQQDAQDLAANQADASSGECISLNSEQLPKSNNLGSSASANRRPLSSGGRKPSSRAATPNRRPALPAKLKPRASTPTSRAASKPAAAAAAASAKPVASQVRTSTPSRAAPRSSTPTSRATTPAASSRPASTSRASTTAARSCSAAPTRKPATPSTTSSKSPSDGASSRGKKSSIVATKNPVVPTRGGCGSSSRLSNPSEMLSVSHDAPQSVKTSMPKRPASASRGRPSAISSPSKGKPRQKSCSPTKTRATVGNAYKNGSTTLSRSRGYSSRAGGGGGDDVNPVLMGTKMVERVVNSRKLAPPKQDELISVENPKRSSHENSGFGRSLSKKSLDMAIRHMDIRRSVNSAGSLRPVATSAVLSYFSNGNQSSSSQSSSFGVSESPVTSCSDSSKSSNGVSSYFS
- the LOC131022631 gene encoding endochitinase A-like isoform X2 translates to MATSVQFRPHNRDLGMVVREVDEDLAIFLGMKNGEKERIVLAHIDNFEEFDGSTSAEPMPDSFLLLNGLGEEAFQSLADDSLLNLETGKNDHEWLLAQQDAQDLAANQADASSGECISLNSELPKSNNLGSSASANRRPLSSGGRKPSSRAATPNRRPALPAKLKPRASTPTSRAASKPAAAAAAASAKPVASQVRTSTPSRAAPRSSTPTSRATTPAASSRPASTSRASTTAARSCSAAPTRKPATPSTTSSKSPSDGASSRGKKSSIVATKNPVVPTRGGCGSSSRLSNPSEMLSVSHDAPQSVKTSMPKRPASASRGRPSAISSPSKGKPRQKSCSPTKTRATVGNAYKNGSTTLSRSRGYSSRAGGGGGDDVNPVLMGTKMVERVVNSRKLAPPKQDELISVENPKRSSHENSGFGRSLSKKSLDMAIRHMDIRRSVNSAGSLRPVATSAVLSYFSNGNQSSSSQSSSFGVSESPVTSCSDSSKSSNGVSSYFS